One genomic window of Marinobacter arenosus includes the following:
- the lysS gene encoding lysine--tRNA ligase: protein MTEQTHSATQHEDNKLIAERRAKLSELRTEGNPFPNDFRRDSTAAELQEKYGEKSKEELEKLDIKVAIAGRMMLDRKAFKVVQDMTGRIQIYATKHVQKDTKHWDLGDIVGVRGTLTKSGKGDLYVTMDEYVLLTKSLRPLPEKHKGLTDMEARYRHRYVDLMVNEDTRKVFMARTRLISSMRNYFNARGFMEVETPMLQVIPGGATARPFVTHHNALDIDMYLRIAPELFLKRLVVGGFERVFEINRNFRNEGLSTRHNPEFTMVEFYQAYADYNDLMDLTEDMLRQVTKEVLGTTTVVNTRELSNGETETVEYDFGKPFRRMTVVEAILEHNPDIQAGQLGDEASARRVAGHLGIQLKDTWGLGKVQIEIFEATAEHLLVQPIFITDYPKEVSPLARCKDNDPFVTERFEFFVGGRELANGFSELNDAEDQAERFRAQVAEKDAGDDEAMFYDEDYVMALEYGLPPTAGEGIGIDRLAMLLTDSPSIRDVILFPHMRPEHKAEHHGSGDEA, encoded by the coding sequence ATGACTGAACAAACCCACAGCGCCACCCAGCACGAGGACAACAAGCTGATTGCCGAGCGCCGTGCCAAGCTGTCCGAGCTGCGCACCGAAGGCAATCCTTTCCCGAACGATTTCCGCCGCGACAGCACCGCTGCTGAGCTGCAGGAGAAATACGGTGAGAAGAGCAAGGAAGAGCTGGAGAAGCTGGACATCAAGGTGGCGATTGCCGGCCGCATGATGCTTGACCGCAAGGCGTTCAAGGTTGTTCAGGATATGACCGGGCGGATTCAGATCTACGCCACCAAACACGTCCAGAAGGACACCAAACACTGGGATCTGGGCGACATCGTGGGGGTTCGCGGTACGCTCACCAAGTCGGGCAAGGGCGACCTGTACGTCACCATGGACGAGTACGTGCTGCTGACCAAGTCTCTGCGCCCATTGCCGGAGAAGCACAAGGGCCTGACCGACATGGAGGCCCGTTACCGTCATCGCTACGTCGATTTGATGGTGAACGAAGACACCCGCAAGGTGTTCATGGCCCGCACCCGCCTGATCAGCAGCATGCGGAACTATTTCAATGCCCGCGGCTTCATGGAAGTCGAAACGCCAATGCTGCAAGTTATCCCGGGCGGTGCCACCGCGCGTCCGTTCGTGACGCACCACAACGCGCTGGACATCGACATGTACCTTCGGATCGCGCCGGAGCTGTTCCTCAAGCGCCTGGTGGTTGGCGGGTTTGAGCGGGTGTTCGAGATCAACCGCAACTTCCGCAACGAAGGTCTCTCGACTCGGCACAATCCGGAATTCACCATGGTCGAGTTCTACCAGGCGTATGCTGACTACAACGACCTGATGGACCTCACTGAGGACATGCTGCGTCAGGTCACGAAAGAGGTGCTGGGCACGACCACGGTCGTGAATACCCGTGAACTGTCCAACGGTGAGACAGAAACCGTCGAATACGACTTCGGGAAGCCGTTCCGCCGTATGACGGTGGTTGAGGCGATCCTCGAGCACAACCCCGATATCCAGGCGGGTCAGCTCGGCGATGAAGCCAGTGCCCGTCGCGTGGCCGGCCATCTTGGTATTCAGCTGAAAGATACCTGGGGTCTGGGCAAGGTGCAGATCGAGATTTTCGAGGCGACGGCGGAGCACCTCCTGGTCCAGCCGATCTTCATCACGGACTATCCCAAGGAAGTTTCGCCCCTGGCCCGTTGCAAGGACAATGATCCGTTCGTGACCGAGCGGTTCGAATTCTTCGTGGGTGGCCGCGAGCTTGCCAACGGTTTCTCGGAGCTGAACGATGCCGAGGATCAGGCCGAGCGCTTCCGCGCCCAGGTCGCCGAAAAAGATGCCGGCGATGACGAGGCCATGTTCTATGACGAAGACTACGTCATGGCGCTCGAGTACGGCCTGCCGCCCACGGCCGGCGAGGGCATTGGCATTGATCGCCTGGCCATGCTGCTGACCGACTCGCCGTCGATCCGTGACGTCATCCTGTTCCCGCACATGCGCCCGGAACACAAGGCCGAGCACCACGGCTCAGGCGACGAGGCGTAA
- a CDS encoding DsbC family protein, producing the protein MSARKSVKKVAMVVGLMAGAVLAWPAAAGEVEDGIAKRLTDAVPGLKVQSVRESEAKGLYEVQSNNGDTIYTTADGQYLLTGDLLKITSNGIANVTEEARAGQREQVMAAFGDDGVIRFPADGEEKAVIDVFTDIDCPYCRKLHDEVPKLNAYGITVNYYAFPRSGPGTPSFTKYVSVWCAEDQQAAMDAAKAGRTVESATCENPVLEQYQLGGRVGVTGTPAIVLEDGNMVRGYVPADNLAKGLGLL; encoded by the coding sequence ATGTCTGCCAGAAAAAGCGTAAAGAAAGTTGCAATGGTGGTTGGCCTCATGGCTGGCGCTGTTTTGGCTTGGCCGGCCGCCGCCGGCGAGGTAGAAGATGGGATTGCCAAGCGTCTGACCGACGCGGTGCCCGGACTCAAGGTCCAGTCGGTGCGTGAGTCAGAGGCCAAGGGTCTGTACGAGGTGCAGAGCAATAATGGCGATACCATTTACACCACAGCGGACGGCCAGTATTTGCTGACCGGTGACCTCCTGAAAATCACCAGCAACGGCATTGCCAATGTGACTGAAGAGGCTCGGGCCGGCCAGCGTGAGCAGGTCATGGCGGCGTTCGGTGACGATGGCGTGATCCGCTTTCCGGCAGACGGCGAGGAAAAGGCGGTGATTGATGTGTTTACCGATATCGACTGCCCATACTGCCGCAAACTGCATGATGAAGTGCCCAAACTCAACGCCTATGGTATTACCGTCAATTACTACGCGTTTCCCCGTTCTGGCCCGGGAACACCCTCGTTCACCAAATACGTCTCGGTCTGGTGCGCCGAGGACCAGCAGGCTGCAATGGATGCGGCAAAAGCCGGGCGCACCGTAGAGTCGGCCACCTGTGAGAATCCCGTGCTGGAGCAGTACCAGCTGGGTGGTCGAGTGGGTGTGACTGGTACGCCCGCAATCGTGTTGGAAGACGGCAATATGGTGCGGGGCTACGTGCCTGCCGACAACCTCGCCAAGGGGCTCGGTCTGCTTTGA
- a CDS encoding homoserine dehydrogenase, with protein MKDVSVGICGLGTVGGGTFNVLTRNAKLIAGRAGCNIRITRIASRRPRTDMDLGDVPFSTDIFDVVNDPAVDVVVELIGGYETAKELVLAAIRNGKHVVTANKALIAVHGNEIFEAAEKAGVVVAYEAGVAGGIPVMKAIREGMAANRIDWIAGIINGTGNYILTEMRAGREFSEVLKEAQDLGYAEADPTFDVEGIDAAHKLTILASAGFGVPLQFEKGFTEGISKITPYDIAHAELLGYRIKHLGIARRRDDGIELRVHPTLVPQSHLIAQVDGVLNAVLVDGDAVGQTMYYGPGAGDEATASAVIADIVDVARAVASGSQQRVPYLGFEPAAMEDLDVLSMEDVQSAYYLRITALDRPGVLAKIASILSEHGINIESIMQKESELQDGRIPVIILTHTVQERQVNRAIEELEALTDTDGQVIRIRAENFN; from the coding sequence TTGAAAGACGTCAGTGTCGGAATCTGCGGACTGGGTACCGTTGGCGGCGGTACGTTCAATGTCTTGACCCGGAATGCCAAGCTTATTGCCGGCCGGGCAGGATGTAACATCCGAATTACCCGGATCGCCAGTCGTCGTCCCCGAACCGATATGGATCTCGGCGATGTACCGTTTTCCACCGACATTTTTGACGTGGTGAACGATCCCGCTGTGGACGTCGTTGTGGAGCTGATCGGTGGCTATGAAACGGCGAAAGAGCTGGTGCTTGCGGCAATCCGTAACGGTAAGCACGTGGTTACCGCCAACAAGGCCCTGATTGCGGTGCACGGCAACGAGATCTTCGAGGCTGCCGAGAAAGCCGGTGTGGTCGTCGCCTATGAGGCTGGCGTGGCCGGTGGTATTCCGGTCATGAAGGCGATTCGCGAGGGCATGGCGGCAAACCGGATCGACTGGATTGCCGGTATTATCAACGGCACGGGCAACTACATCCTGACGGAAATGCGTGCCGGTCGTGAATTTTCCGAAGTGTTGAAAGAAGCCCAGGATCTCGGGTACGCGGAAGCCGATCCGACGTTCGACGTCGAGGGTATCGACGCAGCCCACAAGCTGACTATCCTGGCCTCCGCCGGTTTCGGGGTGCCCCTTCAGTTTGAGAAAGGCTTCACCGAAGGCATCTCGAAAATCACGCCCTATGACATCGCCCACGCCGAACTGCTGGGATACCGCATCAAGCACCTTGGCATTGCCCGTCGTCGCGATGACGGCATCGAGCTTCGGGTGCATCCGACCCTGGTGCCCCAGAGCCACCTTATTGCTCAGGTTGACGGTGTCCTGAACGCGGTTCTTGTGGACGGCGATGCCGTCGGACAGACCATGTATTACGGGCCAGGCGCCGGTGATGAAGCGACGGCTTCCGCCGTTATTGCTGACATTGTCGACGTTGCCCGTGCCGTTGCCAGCGGCAGCCAGCAGCGTGTGCCTTACCTCGGATTCGAGCCGGCGGCCATGGAAGACCTTGATGTCCTGTCCATGGAGGACGTCCAGTCCGCTTATTACCTGCGGATTACCGCACTGGACCGCCCGGGTGTCCTGGCCAAAATCGCCTCCATCCTCAGTGAGCATGGCATCAACATCGAGTCCATCATGCAGAAGGAATCCGAGCTGCAGGATGGCCGTATCCCGGTGATTATCCTCACCCACACGGTTCAGGAGCGGCAGGTCAACCGCGCCATCGAAGAGCTGGAAGCTCTGACCGACACGGACGGTCAGGTCATTCGCATCCGCGCCGAAAACTTTAACTAA
- the recJ gene encoding single-stranded-DNA-specific exonuclease RecJ produces MTPKKILRRPQPDSNPAWGQQLPPLLRRLYAARGVTSDEQLSYTLKSLASPMELRGIDRAVELLADAIEQQQRVLILGDFDADGATSTAVAMLGLSMLGLQGLDFRVPSRFADGYGLTPGIIERLAEEGELPDLLVTVDNGISAIDGVEAAREQGMKVIVTDHHLAGETLPDADAIVNPNQPGCPFLSKNAAGVGVMFYVLTGLRKHLRETGRLPAPEPNLGVLLDLVALGTVADVVPLDHNNRIFVEQGLRRIRKGEARPGILALLEVAGRDHTAISSTDLGFVVGPRLNAAGRLDDMSIGIACLLADSPDEARRLARELDSFNRERRTIEKDMKAQAQDLLASMSLDLEGLPWGLALFDPEWHQGVIGILAARIREQTHRPTIAFARDENGQDIKGSARSIPGLHIRDVLAAVDAQNPGMMKKYGGHAMAAGMTLAREDLDAFSDAFDKAVRETLRAEDLEAAITTDGPLSVEELSLDTAALLKRAGPWGQHFPEPVFDGEFRVVSQRIVGENHLKLVLQPAEGGGIIDGIAFNTGPEVPDYTRTGARVVYKPDANTFRGRTNLQLLVDYLEPLS; encoded by the coding sequence ATGACACCGAAAAAGATCCTGCGTCGCCCCCAGCCGGACAGCAATCCGGCCTGGGGGCAACAGCTCCCGCCACTGCTGCGTCGCCTCTATGCCGCCCGGGGGGTTACCTCCGACGAGCAGCTAAGCTATACCCTCAAGTCGTTGGCCTCGCCCATGGAACTCCGTGGCATCGATCGCGCCGTCGAATTGCTGGCGGACGCCATTGAGCAACAACAGCGAGTCCTGATTCTCGGGGATTTCGATGCCGATGGTGCCACCAGTACCGCGGTTGCCATGCTTGGCCTGTCGATGCTCGGGCTCCAGGGGCTCGATTTTCGGGTGCCCAGCCGGTTTGCCGATGGCTACGGGCTGACGCCGGGGATCATCGAGCGACTTGCGGAAGAGGGTGAGTTGCCGGACCTGCTGGTTACCGTGGATAACGGCATTTCTGCCATTGACGGGGTCGAAGCCGCCCGGGAACAGGGCATGAAGGTGATCGTTACGGATCATCACCTGGCCGGTGAAACCCTGCCGGATGCGGATGCCATCGTGAATCCGAACCAGCCGGGCTGCCCCTTCCTGAGTAAGAATGCGGCCGGGGTCGGGGTAATGTTCTATGTCCTCACCGGATTGCGTAAACACCTTCGGGAGACTGGCCGCCTGCCGGCGCCGGAACCCAATCTCGGGGTACTCCTGGATCTTGTCGCCCTGGGCACGGTCGCGGACGTCGTGCCACTGGACCACAACAACCGGATTTTCGTGGAGCAGGGCTTGCGGCGTATCCGCAAGGGAGAGGCGCGCCCTGGTATTCTGGCGCTGCTTGAGGTTGCGGGCCGGGATCATACGGCCATCAGCTCCACCGACCTCGGATTTGTAGTGGGCCCCCGGCTGAACGCCGCCGGGCGCCTCGATGACATGAGCATCGGCATCGCCTGCCTGCTCGCCGACAGCCCCGATGAGGCCCGTCGCCTTGCGCGGGAGTTGGACAGTTTCAATCGGGAACGGCGTACCATCGAAAAGGACATGAAGGCCCAGGCTCAGGACCTGCTGGCGTCAATGTCTCTGGATCTCGAGGGGTTACCCTGGGGGCTTGCGTTGTTCGACCCGGAGTGGCACCAGGGTGTGATTGGTATCCTGGCGGCCCGTATCCGGGAGCAGACTCACCGTCCGACCATTGCCTTTGCCCGTGACGAGAACGGTCAGGATATCAAGGGGTCGGCCCGGTCGATTCCTGGTCTGCACATTCGTGACGTGCTTGCGGCAGTGGACGCCCAGAATCCGGGCATGATGAAGAAGTATGGCGGTCATGCCATGGCTGCCGGCATGACTCTGGCGCGGGAGGACCTTGACGCGTTTTCCGACGCCTTTGACAAGGCCGTGCGGGAGACCCTGCGAGCCGAAGACCTGGAGGCGGCGATCACCACCGACGGTCCCTTGAGTGTCGAGGAGCTGAGCCTGGATACCGCTGCGCTGTTAAAGCGGGCCGGCCCCTGGGGCCAGCATTTCCCGGAGCCGGTCTTCGATGGCGAGTTCCGGGTGGTCAGCCAGCGCATTGTCGGGGAAAACCATTTGAAGTTGGTGCTGCAGCCCGCCGAGGGCGGGGGCATCATCGATGGCATTGCCTTCAACACCGGCCCGGAAGTGCCTGACTACACCCGCACCGGGGCCCGGGTTGTCTACAAGCCGGACGCCAATACGTTCCGGGGGCGGACCAATCTGCAGCTCCTCGTGGATTATCTCGAGCCGCTTTCCTGA
- the prfB gene encoding peptide chain release factor 2 (programmed frameshift): MEINPIVTKIKELRERTEALRGYLDYDQRSERLVEVERELELPTVWDDPERAQGLGKERADLELIVKTIDNLTSGLGDAEGLLDMAVEEDDAATVAEIEADLDGLDKELEKLEFRRMFSGEMDANNAYLDIQAGSGGTEAQDWANMLLRMYLRWAERRGFKAEIVELQEGEVAGIKSATIHIQGDYAYGWLRTETGVHRLVRKSPFDSGNRRHTSFSSVFVSPEVDDSFEIEINPADLRVDVYRASGAGGQHVNRTESAVRLTHNPTGIVVACQAGRSQHQNKDQAMKQLKAKLFEREMQERNAEKQKAEDAKADIGWGSQIRSYVLDDSRIKDLRTKVETSNTQSVLDGDIDKFIEASLKMAL; the protein is encoded by the exons ATGGAAATCAATCCCATTGTGACGAAGATTAAAGAGCTTCGTGAGCGCACTGAAGCGCTCAGGGGGTATCTT GACTACGACCAGCGAAGTGAACGTCTGGTCGAAGTAGAGCGCGAACTTGAGTTGCCGACGGTCTGGGACGATCCGGAGCGGGCCCAGGGCCTGGGCAAGGAACGGGCTGACCTCGAGCTGATCGTCAAAACCATCGATAACCTCACCAGTGGCCTTGGCGACGCCGAGGGGCTGCTGGATATGGCGGTCGAGGAAGACGACGCGGCCACGGTCGCCGAGATCGAAGCCGATCTGGACGGGCTCGACAAGGAGCTTGAGAAGCTTGAGTTCCGCCGGATGTTCTCCGGCGAGATGGATGCCAACAATGCCTACCTGGACATCCAGGCCGGTTCCGGCGGCACCGAGGCTCAGGATTGGGCGAACATGCTGCTTCGCATGTACCTGCGCTGGGCCGAGCGTCGGGGGTTCAAGGCGGAGATTGTCGAACTTCAGGAAGGCGAAGTGGCGGGCATCAAGAGCGCCACCATCCACATCCAGGGCGACTATGCTTACGGTTGGCTGCGCACCGAGACCGGTGTTCACCGTCTGGTCCGGAAGTCTCCGTTCGATTCCGGCAACCGGCGCCACACCTCGTTCTCCTCGGTCTTCGTTTCGCCGGAAGTGGATGACAGCTTTGAGATTGAAATCAACCCAGCGGATCTGCGTGTTGACGTGTATCGCGCCTCCGGCGCCGGTGGTCAGCACGTAAACCGCACCGAATCTGCCGTTCGTCTCACCCACAACCCCACGGGGATTGTCGTGGCCTGCCAGGCTGGACGAAGCCAGCATCAGAACAAAGACCAGGCCATGAAACAGCTGAAGGCCAAGCTGTTTGAGCGCGAGATGCAGGAGCGGAACGCCGAGAAGCAGAAAGCCGAAGATGCCAAGGCCGACATCGGGTGGGGCAGCCAGATTCGCTCCTACGTGTTGGATGACAGTCGCATCAAGGACCTGCGAACCAAGGTTGAAACCAGCAACACCCAGTCGGTGTTGGATGGTGATATCGACAAGTTCATCGAAGCCAGCCTGAAGATGGCGCTGTAA
- the trmD gene encoding tRNA (guanosine(37)-N1)-methyltransferase TrmD produces the protein MWIGAVSLFPEMFSAVTDYGVTGRAVRDGLLTFRSWNPREFTHDRHRTVDDRPYGGGPGMLMKIQPLRDAIHAARESAPGKACVVYLSPQGETLNQSVVESLAAEEQLILVAGRYEGVDERLISTEVDREVSLGDFVLSGGELAAMAVIDAVTRLIPGALGHAQSAEQDSFADGLLDCPHYTRPEVYEGQAVPDVLLGGHHDQIRRWRLKQSLRRTLERRPDLLEQRVFTDEERQLLEEILNEPGASESSGH, from the coding sequence GTGTGGATTGGCGCAGTCAGTCTGTTCCCGGAGATGTTCAGTGCGGTAACGGATTACGGGGTCACGGGTAGAGCAGTTCGGGATGGTCTTCTGACCTTCCGGAGCTGGAATCCCCGCGAGTTCACCCATGATCGTCACCGCACGGTGGACGACCGGCCCTATGGTGGTGGTCCGGGGATGTTGATGAAAATTCAGCCTCTCAGGGATGCCATTCATGCGGCGAGGGAGTCAGCACCCGGTAAAGCCTGCGTGGTGTATCTATCACCTCAGGGTGAGACGTTGAATCAATCTGTTGTCGAGTCCCTTGCGGCAGAGGAGCAGTTGATTCTGGTTGCAGGCCGATATGAGGGTGTGGATGAGCGCCTGATATCGACGGAAGTCGATCGGGAAGTGTCGCTGGGTGATTTCGTGTTGTCCGGTGGCGAGTTGGCGGCCATGGCCGTCATTGATGCGGTTACACGCCTCATCCCCGGAGCGCTGGGTCATGCGCAGTCGGCAGAGCAGGATTCCTTTGCCGATGGTTTGCTGGATTGTCCGCACTATACCCGGCCCGAAGTTTATGAAGGTCAGGCGGTGCCGGATGTTTTATTGGGCGGTCACCATGATCAGATCCGGCGTTGGCGACTGAAACAGTCGCTGAGGCGAACCCTGGAGCGGCGCCCCGACCTGCTGGAGCAGCGGGTGTTTACGGATGAAGAGCGTCAGCTGCTGGAAGAGATTTTGAACGAACCGGGTGCCTCTGAATCATCAGGGCATTAA
- the thrC gene encoding threonine synthase, whose amino-acid sequence MRYISTRGEAPALGFEDVLLTGLATDGGLYVPESLPHFSLEEIRSWRGLSYSELAFNVMHPFVDDAIPADDFRKMLDETYSVFSHKAVAPLVQLDTNEWVMELFRGPTLAFKDFALQLLGRLLDYVLEKRKQHVVIMGATSGDTGSAAIEGCRRCEHVDIFILHPYERVSEVQRRQMTTVKGDNIHNIAVRGNFDDCQRMVKESFGNQGFLGGKTQLAAVNSINWARIMAQIVYYFQASLALGGPDRSMAFSVPTGNFGDIFAGYLAKKMGLPISQLVIATNRNDILHRFMSGNRYEQHKLEHTLSPSMDIMVSSNFERLLFDLHGRDGQAVKTLLENAAKGPVSIEDYRWRHARKLFDSDAVDDKATCDTIREIHEQNEYLLDPHTAIGVRAARNCRRDSSVPMITLGTAHPAKFPDAVAESGVTVKPQLPAHMADLFEREERYTVLDNNIAGVQEFIAKHWKNA is encoded by the coding sequence GTGAGATATATCAGTACGCGGGGTGAAGCGCCCGCACTGGGCTTTGAGGATGTTCTGCTGACCGGTCTGGCGACCGACGGCGGGCTCTATGTGCCGGAATCGCTGCCCCATTTCAGTCTTGAGGAAATCCGCAGCTGGCGTGGGTTGTCGTACAGCGAGCTGGCGTTCAACGTGATGCATCCGTTCGTCGACGATGCCATTCCCGCTGACGATTTCCGCAAGATGCTGGATGAAACCTACTCGGTGTTCAGCCACAAGGCGGTGGCCCCGCTGGTTCAATTGGATACCAATGAGTGGGTCATGGAGCTGTTCCGTGGGCCGACCCTGGCGTTCAAGGATTTTGCCCTGCAGCTGCTGGGCCGCTTGCTGGATTACGTGCTGGAAAAGCGCAAGCAGCATGTTGTCATCATGGGCGCCACTTCCGGCGACACCGGATCGGCCGCGATTGAAGGCTGCCGCCGGTGCGAGCACGTCGACATTTTCATCCTGCATCCCTACGAGCGTGTCTCGGAAGTTCAGCGCCGGCAGATGACCACGGTCAAAGGCGATAACATCCACAACATCGCGGTGCGGGGCAATTTTGATGATTGTCAGCGCATGGTCAAGGAAAGCTTTGGTAATCAGGGCTTCCTGGGTGGCAAAACCCAGCTTGCGGCGGTGAACTCCATCAACTGGGCGCGGATCATGGCTCAGATCGTCTACTACTTCCAGGCCTCCCTGGCGCTGGGTGGTCCCGATCGAAGCATGGCGTTTTCGGTGCCGACCGGTAACTTTGGTGACATTTTCGCCGGCTACCTGGCCAAGAAGATGGGGCTGCCCATCTCTCAGTTGGTGATTGCCACCAATCGCAATGACATTCTTCACCGATTCATGAGCGGCAACAGATACGAGCAGCACAAGCTGGAGCATACCCTGTCGCCGAGCATGGATATCATGGTATCCAGCAACTTTGAACGCCTGCTGTTTGATTTGCACGGTCGTGATGGCCAGGCGGTGAAGACGTTGCTGGAGAACGCCGCCAAGGGGCCCGTGAGCATTGAGGATTACCGCTGGCGTCACGCCCGCAAGCTGTTCGACAGTGACGCGGTCGACGACAAGGCCACCTGCGATACCATCCGGGAAATTCATGAGCAGAACGAATACCTGCTTGACCCGCACACGGCCATTGGCGTGCGTGCGGCCCGCAACTGCCGCCGTGACAGCTCCGTGCCGATGATCACCCTCGGCACCGCCCATCCGGCGAAGTTCCCGGATGCCGTGGCCGAATCCGGCGTGACGGTAAAGCCTCAGCTGCCCGCCCACATGGCGGATCTGTTTGAGCGGGAGGAGCGTTATACCGTTCTGGATAACAACATCGCCGGTGTTCAGGAGTTCATAGCCAAGCACTGGAAAAATGCCTGA
- the rimM gene encoding ribosome maturation factor RimM (Essential for efficient processing of 16S rRNA), with product MTQTSQETVIGRITSVFGVKGWLKVYSYTDPKEGILNYRDWMLDLDGKRIPAKLEEGRRQGQGIVVRLKGIDDRDVALKYCGADVRVGTDELPDLPEGEFYWFQLEGLDVVTVEGECLGTVHHLIETGSNDVLVVHASAGSIDQRERLIPYLPDQVVREVDLASARMVVDWDPEF from the coding sequence ATGACACAGACTTCGCAGGAAACTGTGATCGGCCGGATTACCTCGGTGTTTGGGGTCAAGGGGTGGCTAAAAGTTTACTCCTACACTGACCCCAAGGAAGGAATACTGAACTACCGGGACTGGATGTTGGATCTGGACGGCAAGCGTATTCCGGCCAAGCTTGAGGAAGGTCGCCGCCAAGGGCAGGGGATCGTCGTCAGGCTGAAAGGTATTGATGACCGGGACGTCGCGCTCAAGTATTGCGGCGCCGACGTCAGGGTTGGTACTGACGAGCTGCCGGACCTCCCGGAAGGGGAGTTTTACTGGTTCCAGCTCGAGGGCCTTGATGTCGTTACGGTCGAAGGTGAATGCCTGGGTACAGTGCATCACCTGATTGAGACGGGTTCCAACGACGTGTTGGTGGTGCACGCCTCGGCAGGCTCCATTGATCAGCGCGAGCGGCTGATTCCCTATCTGCCGGATCAGGTGGTCCGGGAAGTGGATTTGGCGTCGGCTCGAATGGTCGTTGACTGGGATCCGGAGTTTTAA
- the rplS gene encoding 50S ribosomal protein L19 — MSGKNNIISQLEAEQMTKEIPAFAPGDTVVVQVRVTEGNRERLQAFEGVVIGKRNRGMNSSFTVRKISYGVGVERTFQTFSKLIDSVSVKRRGDVRQAKLYYLRDLSGKAARIKEKLG; from the coding sequence ATGAGCGGCAAGAACAACATCATCAGTCAACTTGAAGCAGAACAGATGACCAAGGAAATCCCTGCGTTTGCGCCGGGTGACACCGTGGTCGTTCAGGTTCGCGTCACCGAGGGTAACCGTGAGCGTCTGCAGGCGTTCGAGGGTGTTGTCATCGGCAAGCGTAACCGTGGCATGAACTCCTCTTTCACCGTGCGTAAGATTTCCTACGGTGTGGGCGTTGAGCGTACTTTCCAGACCTTCTCCAAGCTGATCGACAGTGTCAGTGTGAAGCGTCGTGGTGACGTGCGTCAGGCCAAGCTTTACTACCTGCGCGACCTGTCTGGTAAGGCAGCTCGTATCAAGGAGAAGCTGGGCTGA
- the xerD gene encoding site-specific tyrosine recombinase XerD, giving the protein MRPEDEAVITRFTDAIWLEDGLGEKTRQAYRSDLARLASWLEEQPGQPLLKTARRTDLLAWMSRGLAEGVKASTAARRLSGMRRFYRFLLREGAIAEDPTLRIDSPRLPRRLPDSLTEEEVDSLLAEPNPEVPIELRDKAMLEILYGCGLRVTELTGLRVDQVNLRQGVVRITGKGDKERLVPLGEEAVDWLLRYMKEARPELLKGHSCDALFPGSRPTAMTRQTFWHRIKHYAVRVGIRKHLSPHTLRHAFATHLLNHGADLRVVQMLLGHSDLSTTQIYTHVARQRLQSLHQSHHPRG; this is encoded by the coding sequence GTGAGACCGGAAGATGAGGCCGTGATCACCCGTTTTACCGACGCCATCTGGCTTGAGGACGGGTTGGGGGAAAAAACACGCCAGGCCTATCGCAGCGATCTGGCTCGTCTGGCGTCCTGGCTTGAAGAGCAGCCAGGGCAGCCTTTGCTGAAGACAGCTCGCAGGACTGACCTGCTGGCATGGATGTCCAGGGGGCTGGCAGAGGGGGTGAAAGCGTCCACAGCGGCACGGCGTCTGTCGGGGATGCGTCGTTTTTATCGGTTCCTGTTGCGGGAAGGGGCGATCGCGGAGGATCCGACGCTGCGAATAGACAGCCCGCGCCTGCCGCGTCGGCTACCGGATTCGTTGACGGAGGAGGAGGTGGATTCCCTTCTGGCCGAGCCGAACCCGGAAGTGCCCATTGAGCTCAGGGACAAGGCGATGCTGGAAATCCTTTACGGTTGCGGCCTACGGGTTACCGAGCTCACCGGTCTGCGGGTTGACCAGGTAAACCTGCGTCAGGGCGTGGTTCGCATAACCGGTAAGGGGGACAAGGAGCGTCTGGTGCCACTGGGGGAGGAGGCGGTCGACTGGCTGCTGAGGTACATGAAGGAAGCTCGTCCCGAGCTCCTGAAAGGGCATTCCTGTGACGCGCTGTTCCCCGGAAGCCGCCCCACTGCCATGACCCGACAAACCTTCTGGCATCGCATCAAGCATTACGCTGTCCGGGTCGGCATTCGCAAGCACCTTTCCCCTCATACACTGCGGCATGCATTTGCGACCCATCTGCTCAATCACGGAGCGGACCTGCGGGTTGTGCAGATGCTGCTCGGGCATTCGGACCTGTCCACCACTCAAATCTACACCCACGTAGCTCGTCAGCGGCTTCAGTCCTTGCATCAGTCCCATCACCCCCGTGGCTGA